The genomic region CTGGTCTTGATGATGGGCTGATTCATTACCGAAAACCCGCAGAACGTGCATATAACTGGTGATCCACTCGGCAATCCCAATATCTTTCAAATAGCCAATTTTACGATATAAGCTGACTCTCAAAAGGTCAAATTCTAACTCTTGCAGCAGATTATCTATCATTAGTTCTGTCAATCGCCGGGCCGCAATTCCTAACTCAAAAGACTTACTGTTTTCATTCAGGACAAAGCGTTTGAGATTTAGCAGGGTCTCATGGGCTGAAGGATGGTTCAGGGACAATATTTGGTTAATTTTGGCGTGAATATCTTGGCGAATCCCGATCATCAGTTTCCCTTTCGGAATCATGATATTGACCCGATTTAAGGTTTTATTCATGGCCTCATCCAATCCGTGGGCTGCTCTGGCTCCATAGGCAACAAAGAGAATCCGCTCTAAATACAGCATTTTTCATGACTAGTTGGCACAGTAGCAACAGTGGGTAAA from Pseudocalidococcus azoricus BACA0444 harbors:
- a CDS encoding DUF4145 domain-containing protein gives rise to the protein MLYLERILFVAYGARAAHGLDEAMNKTLNRVNIMIPKGKLMIGIRQDIHAKINQILSLNHPSAHETLLNLKRFVLNENSKSFELGIAARRLTELMIDNLLQELEFDLLRVSLYRKIGYLKDIGIAEWITSYMHVLRVFGNESAHHQDQACRRPAVISQSDLGLCLFCIERLLDFWLEYLQGHYP